In Buchnera aphidicola (Floraphis choui), the genomic stretch TTTTGAAGTATATATTAACGGTGATTTTGCTTTTTCTCAACGTTCAGATGGTTTAATTATTTCTACTCCTACGGGATCAACTGGGTACTCACTTTCTGCTGGTGGTCCAATTTTAGTTACTTCATTAGAAGCTATTGTACTAGTTCCTATGTTTCCTCATACTTTATCGTCTCGTCCTTTAGTTATTAATAGCACTAGTACAATTCATTTAAAATGTATGGAAACTACATCGAAATTAAAAATTAGTTGTGATAGTCAGATAATATTGTCAGTAGATAAACATGATATAATTGTGGTTAAAAGAAGTAATGATTTTTTGTGTTTGATACATCCTAAAAATTATAGCTATTTTAAAATGTTAAGTTCTAAATTAAATTGGTCAAAAAAATAATCTTTTAATATTTAAACAAATTGTATATTAATAATAATAGAATTTTAATATAAAATATGCTCCTAAATATATTTAGATAAAATAATTTTATCTTAATTAAAATTTTTATCTATTTTTTATAGAATGTTATTCTATTTTAAAAGTAAAAAGATTTGAGTTTATACTAGTTTTTATTTGTGGAGCTGGCGGGATTCGAACCCGCGTCCAAAATTTTTACGACTTCAGTACTACATGCTTAGTCTATTACATTGTTGTTTTTATCTATAAACGTATAGACGCGCTATAGATTTTCGCTTATTATAATTTTAACGATTAAAGTAATAAGCATAACTTTAATTCGCGATCTCTTTCTAATTAACCTCTAACTTTTTTATTTTAAGAGAAAAATAAAAAATGAGGGCTTTAAATTCAGTTTATTAAGCTGCTAAAGCATAAGTTTTATTTTTTGCTATTATAATTTTACGGCTTTTAACGAGGCAAACCGCTCCTCGGCATGCACTTTTAGTTTTCAATAATTTTGTCGAATCCAAAATCAGCCCCTCTTAAGGATTATATAATAAAAAATAGCTATAATCTAGTAGTAAATTTTCGATATTTAAAATATAAACAATAATTATGTAATTTTAATGTTGTAATTTTCAAAAATATATAGGAATAAAGTTATATGAATACTATAAAAAAAATTCAAGATCAAATTAAAAAAAATCCTATTCTAATTTATATAAAAGGATCTCCTGAATCTCCTAGTTGTGGTTTTTCTGCTCAAGCTATTCAAGCTTTATCTTCATGTTGTGAAAAATTTGCATATATTGATATTCTTAAACACTCAGACATTCGAATTGAATTACCAAAATATGCTAATTGGCCAACTTTTCCACAATTATGGATAAATGGAAAACTTATAGGTGGTTGTAATATTATTTTAGAATTATTTAATAGTGGAGAATTAAAACGTTTAGTTACAGAAGCAACTAAATAATTTCATTATATTTAATAAAATATTGAAAATATTAAAATACGATCATTCTAAAAGATCAATAATCTTATTTAATAAAAAAGTAAGTTTAATGATAATTGTATGTTTTAATTTAAAACATTAATTATTGATTATTGGGTGGCCATCCACCCAATTTTTTCCACTGGTTTACTATTTTACAAAATAAATTAGCTGTTTTTTTTGTGTCATATAAAGCTGAATGTGCTTGATTATTATCAAATTTTAATCCAATTGCTTTACATGCTCTTGCTAAAACTGTCTGTCCCACTGCGAGCCCACTTAATGTAGCAGTATCAAAGATGACAAATGGATGAAATGGATTATTTTTTATTTTATTTCTTTCAATAGCAGCCATAAGAAAATTATAGTCAAATATTGCATTATGAGCTACAATAATACTTTTGCTACATTTTTGTTTTTGAATTCCATTATGAATTAATTGAAATATAGAATTTAATGCTTTATATTCACTAATAGCACCACGTAATGGGTTAAAAGGATCAATTTTATTAAATGCAATAGCATTAGGATCAATAATTGATCCTACGAAAGGTTTTATATGATAGTGTAGTAAAGTTTCTTGTTCTAATAATCCTAGTGAATTCATTTTTAGTGTAATAACGGCAATTTCTAGTATTGCATTTATTTTTGAATTAAATCCAGAAGTTTCAATATCTATAACTACAGGATAAAAAGTTCGAAAGCGTTTTTTTAAGAAGTATTTTTTTTTAGTTGTACACATTAGGTTTTTGTTTTATTATTAAATATATTTAATTCTTTGTTATTTTCTGTATAATATAGCATTAAGTTGTTTATATTTTATAAATAATTATTACAAGTGTAATACATGATTTCGACGTTAAATCGTTAACTTATAATTATATTGTATTTTAGTAATTAAAACTGTGAAATTTCTAAAATAAAATTTTTTAAAACATAAATACATTATTATCTATAGGATTATAAAATGAGTTATATTTTGCCGTTACTTCCTTATTCTTATGATAGTTTAGAACCATATTTAGATGAAAAAACGATGAGAATTCATCATACTAAACATCATCAAGCATATATAAATAATACAAATGATATATTATATGATAGCGATTTTGTGAATTTATCTATTGAAGACTTAGTTTCCAAATTAAATTCTATAAACGTTAGTAATAAAATAGGGTTACGAAATAATGCAGGTGGACATGCAAATCATAGTTTATTTTGGAAGATATTAAAAATCGGAACTGTTTTAAAAGGTAATTTTAAAATTGTTCTTGAAAATAATTTTGGTTCTATTGAAAACTTTAAAAAAAAATTTGAAACAGTTGCTATGAGTCATTTTGGCTCTGGTTGGGTTTGGTTGGTTAAACAAAATAAAAAGTTATTTATTTCTACTACTATGAATCAAGATACTCCATTGATGGGAAAAGATATATCTGGAATATCTGGTTTTCCTATATTTGGTCTAGATATTTGGGAACATGCTTATTATTTAAAGTACCAAAATAGACGGATAGATTACATACGTGCTTTTTGGAATATATTAGATTGGAATGAAGTTAGTAACAGATTTAATGGGTAATAAATTTAATTTTATAAGAAATTATGTTTTTTAGAAAATGTAATTTTTAAAATTAAAAAGATTTATTAGTGTTTTTTAAATAAATGTGTAATTAAAATATGCATTTGTTAAAGTTTAATAATTTTATATTATGGAATTAAGTTGAAAAACATTAAATTGATAGCTGGATTAGCTAATCCGATTATCAAGTATGATAATACTAGGCATAATGTAGGTTCTTGGTTTATTCGGAGTTTAGCTAATTATCATAATCAAGTTTTAAAAAAAAATAAAAAGCTTTCAGGATATACTGCATCTCTTGTGTATTTTAATTGTAAAGTACGCTTATTTATTCCTAATGAATTTATGAATTTGAGTGGTAGGTCTATTTTAACGGTTTCTGATTTTTATCAAATTAAATTAGATGAAATTTTAATTATTCATGATGAATTAGATTTAAATCCTGGATTAATTCGACTAAAATTAGGTAGTGGACATAATGGTCATAATGGAATAAGAAATATTATTAATGTGTTATCAAAGAAGAACAATTTTTTAAGAATACAAATTGGTATTGGTCGTCCTGATAAATTAGTAGAAATATCTGATTTTGTTTTATCTTCTCCAACATTAGAAGAAGAATACTTAATTAAGAAATCTATATTGAGCGCGATCGATGTGGTTCATATCTTAATAAAAGAAAGAGACATTTTGATAGCACAAAAATTTTTAAAAAATAAAGTTAAGCGTTAAACAATGCATTAAAAAACAAAATGTAAATTTTAAAATGAAATGTTTCTTATCTTTTAATAAGGTAAACAATTGTTATGAGTTTTAAATGTGGTTTAGTAGGGCTGCCAAATGTTGGTAAATCAACTATATTTAATAGCTTGACAAATCTGAATGCTCTAGCAGAAAATTTTCCATTTTGTACTATTAAACCTAATGTTGGGATAATTTTGGTTTCTGATAATCGTTTAAATATTATTTCTAATATAGTTAATTCTAACTGCATTATTCCTACATATATAGAATTAGTAGATATAGCTGGATTAGTTCAAGGAGCGCATAAGGGAGAAGGACTAGGTAATAAAT encodes the following:
- the grxD gene encoding Grx4 family monothiol glutaredoxin, whose product is MNTIKKIQDQIKKNPILIYIKGSPESPSCGFSAQAIQALSSCCEKFAYIDILKHSDIRIELPKYANWPTFPQLWINGKLIGGCNIILELFNSGELKRLVTEATK
- the rnt gene encoding ribonuclease T, giving the protein MCTTKKKYFLKKRFRTFYPVVIDIETSGFNSKINAILEIAVITLKMNSLGLLEQETLLHYHIKPFVGSIIDPNAIAFNKIDPFNPLRGAISEYKALNSIFQLIHNGIQKQKCSKSIIVAHNAIFDYNFLMAAIERNKIKNNPFHPFVIFDTATLSGLAVGQTVLARACKAIGLKFDNNQAHSALYDTKKTANLFCKIVNQWKKLGGWPPNNQ
- a CDS encoding Fe-Mn family superoxide dismutase — protein: MSYILPLLPYSYDSLEPYLDEKTMRIHHTKHHQAYINNTNDILYDSDFVNLSIEDLVSKLNSINVSNKIGLRNNAGGHANHSLFWKILKIGTVLKGNFKIVLENNFGSIENFKKKFETVAMSHFGSGWVWLVKQNKKLFISTTMNQDTPLMGKDISGISGFPIFGLDIWEHAYYLKYQNRRIDYIRAFWNILDWNEVSNRFNG
- the pth gene encoding aminoacyl-tRNA hydrolase; its protein translation is MIAGLANPIIKYDNTRHNVGSWFIRSLANYHNQVLKKNKKLSGYTASLVYFNCKVRLFIPNEFMNLSGRSILTVSDFYQIKLDEILIIHDELDLNPGLIRLKLGSGHNGHNGIRNIINVLSKKNNFLRIQIGIGRPDKLVEISDFVLSSPTLEEEYLIKKSILSAIDVVHILIKERDILIAQKFLKNKVKR